A single region of the Phycisphaerae bacterium RAS1 genome encodes:
- the gcvP gene encoding Glycine dehydrogenase (decarboxylating): MFDADVPSDLLAPCDTFAHRHIGPDDAEIRRMLKLIGVGSLDELVNQTVPVGIRLKSPLALDAPRSESQALTELRAIASKNQVFRSLIGMGYYDTITPPVILRNIMENPGWYTQYTPYQAEISQGRLEALINFQTMVADLTALPLANASLLDEATAAAEAMHMCVAAHEDDVAAAFFVAQDCHPQTIAVVQTRAKPLGIEIVVGDPKKLAFNDRKFVGVLLQYPTTDGRIECYKELTEKAHAAGALVVVATDLLALTLIKPPGEWGADIAVGNAQRLGVPLGAGGPHAAFMACRDEFKRQMPGRIIGVSKDVHGKPAYRLAIQTREQHIRREKATSNICTAQVLLAVMAGMYAVYHGPEGLRRIAQRVHLMTQTLRRGLLKLGHRIAEDAVFDTLRVEPVGRTAEQVLDAARARRINLRPLDGGALGLSLDETCDRDTLRDVLACFGGGNEDIATLGASAKTGFPPAFARETAFLMHPVFSSYHCEHEMLRYMNRLQSRDLSLTTSNIPLGSCTMKLNATAEMIPVTWPEFGRIHPFAPAGQQQGYAEMYRQLEAWLAEITGFAAVSLQPNAGSQGEYAGLLAIRAYREAKSEVRSQKSEVKTQTRDVCLIPTSAHGTNPASAVMAGFRVVAVRCDEKGNIDVADLRSKAAEHAARLGALMVTYPSTHGVFEESIREICDIVHQHGGQVYMDGANMNAQVGLTRPADIGADVCHLNLHKTFCIPHGGGGPGMGPIAVAAHLKDFLPGHVARPPSVGSDVARPPSAASVDLDRPGAAGLHPAGLHAAGLHPAARPVAQRAADAHRRFLPHIRGDGRPLFVTFCTQDRWTLPESVRGAVLNHCLHDHGTMIQVYVAVVMPDHIHLVFSPLEDESGVPFGLPQIMNSIKGSAAHTVNKLLNRKGVVWQPEYFDHVLRKDESLEAKVEYVCQNPVRRGLVSDPDQYPWIWREWINEAVARPPSAGSDAARPSSVGAPETQNSRPGAAGLRDRPGAAGLQVGPVSAAPYGSPSILPISWMYIRMMGGEGLTKATQVAILNANYMATRLEKHYPVLYEGSRGRVAHEFIIDCRQFEESAGVKVEDIAKRMMDYGFHAPTMSFPVPGTLMIEPTESESRAELDRLCDTLIGIREEIREIEQGRADRTDNALKHAPHTAMAIASAEWSHPYSREQAAYPAAWTRDYKYWPPVGRVDNVWGDRHLFCTCVPIE; this comes from the coding sequence ATGTTTGATGCAGACGTGCCGTCTGACCTGCTTGCACCGTGCGATACCTTCGCCCATCGCCACATCGGCCCCGACGACGCCGAGATTCGGCGGATGCTGAAGCTCATCGGCGTCGGATCGCTAGACGAACTTGTCAATCAAACCGTCCCGGTGGGCATCCGGCTGAAATCGCCGCTGGCGCTGGACGCGCCGCGCAGCGAAAGCCAGGCGCTGACGGAGCTGCGCGCCATCGCCTCGAAGAACCAGGTCTTCCGCTCGCTGATCGGGATGGGCTATTACGACACGATCACGCCGCCGGTGATTCTGCGGAACATCATGGAGAACCCGGGTTGGTACACGCAGTACACGCCGTACCAGGCGGAGATCTCGCAGGGCCGGCTCGAAGCGCTGATCAACTTCCAGACCATGGTGGCGGACCTGACCGCGCTCCCGCTGGCGAACGCGTCGCTGCTGGACGAAGCCACCGCCGCCGCCGAGGCGATGCACATGTGCGTCGCGGCGCACGAGGACGACGTGGCGGCGGCGTTTTTCGTGGCGCAGGACTGCCACCCGCAGACGATCGCGGTTGTGCAGACGCGGGCCAAGCCGCTGGGCATCGAAATCGTCGTCGGCGATCCGAAAAAACTCGCGTTCAATGATCGCAAGTTTGTCGGCGTGCTGCTCCAGTATCCGACGACCGACGGACGGATCGAGTGCTACAAGGAGTTGACGGAAAAAGCGCACGCGGCGGGGGCGCTGGTTGTCGTCGCGACCGACCTCTTGGCGCTGACGCTCATCAAGCCGCCCGGCGAGTGGGGGGCCGACATCGCGGTCGGCAACGCGCAGCGCCTCGGCGTGCCGCTGGGCGCCGGCGGGCCGCACGCGGCGTTCATGGCCTGCCGCGACGAATTCAAGCGGCAGATGCCGGGTCGGATCATCGGCGTATCGAAGGATGTGCACGGCAAGCCGGCCTATCGGCTGGCGATCCAGACACGCGAGCAGCATATCCGCCGTGAAAAGGCGACCAGCAACATCTGCACGGCGCAGGTGCTGCTGGCGGTGATGGCGGGGATGTACGCGGTGTATCACGGACCGGAGGGGCTGAGGCGGATTGCGCAACGCGTCCATCTGATGACGCAGACGCTTCGCCGCGGTCTGCTGAAACTCGGTCATCGCATTGCCGAGGACGCGGTTTTCGACACGCTTCGGGTTGAGCCGGTTGGCCGAACCGCGGAGCAAGTGCTCGACGCGGCCCGCGCGCGACGAATCAACCTCCGTCCGCTCGACGGCGGCGCGCTCGGCCTCAGTCTCGACGAAACCTGCGACCGCGACACGTTGCGCGACGTGCTCGCCTGCTTCGGCGGCGGAAACGAGGACATCGCCACGCTGGGCGCATCCGCGAAAACCGGATTCCCGCCGGCCTTCGCGCGCGAGACGGCCTTCCTCATGCACCCGGTGTTCAGTTCGTATCACTGCGAACACGAGATGCTGCGGTACATGAATCGCCTGCAATCGCGCGACCTTTCGCTCACGACCTCCAATATCCCGCTCGGCTCCTGCACGATGAAGCTCAACGCGACGGCGGAGATGATCCCGGTCACGTGGCCCGAGTTCGGCCGGATTCACCCGTTTGCTCCCGCCGGGCAGCAGCAGGGCTACGCTGAGATGTATCGACAGCTCGAAGCGTGGCTCGCGGAGATCACCGGCTTCGCGGCAGTGTCGCTGCAGCCGAACGCGGGATCGCAAGGGGAATACGCGGGGCTGCTGGCGATTCGGGCGTACCGCGAAGCGAAGTCGGAAGTCAGAAGTCAGAAGTCAGAAGTGAAGACTCAAACACGGGACGTCTGCCTTATTCCGACTTCGGCGCATGGCACAAACCCCGCCAGCGCCGTCATGGCGGGTTTCCGCGTCGTCGCGGTGCGCTGCGATGAGAAGGGCAATATCGACGTGGCGGACCTGCGGTCAAAAGCCGCGGAGCACGCGGCGCGGCTCGGCGCACTGATGGTCACGTATCCCTCCACGCACGGCGTGTTTGAGGAGAGCATCCGCGAGATATGCGACATCGTGCATCAGCATGGCGGGCAGGTGTACATGGATGGGGCGAACATGAACGCGCAAGTCGGCCTGACCCGCCCCGCCGACATCGGCGCCGACGTGTGCCACCTGAACCTGCACAAGACGTTCTGCATCCCACACGGCGGCGGCGGGCCGGGGATGGGGCCGATTGCGGTGGCGGCGCACTTGAAGGACTTTCTCCCGGGGCATGTAGCCCGGCCGCCCTCGGTCGGGTCTGACGTAGCCCGGCCGCCCTCGGCCGCGTCCGTCGATCTGGACCGGCCGGGGGCGGCCGGGCTACATCCGGCCGGGCTACATGCGGCTGGGCTACATCCGGCCGCACGACCTGTTGCGCAACGCGCGGCGGATGCTCATCGGCGGTTTCTCCCGCACATTCGCGGCGATGGCCGCCCGCTCTTTGTCACGTTCTGCACGCAGGATCGCTGGACGTTGCCCGAATCCGTTCGTGGGGCGGTTCTCAATCACTGCCTGCACGATCATGGCACGATGATCCAGGTGTACGTTGCGGTGGTGATGCCGGATCACATTCACCTTGTCTTCTCCCCACTGGAGGACGAAAGCGGCGTCCCGTTCGGACTTCCGCAGATCATGAACAGCATCAAGGGGTCCGCGGCGCACACGGTCAACAAGCTACTGAACCGGAAGGGCGTGGTCTGGCAGCCCGAGTATTTCGATCACGTGCTCCGCAAGGACGAATCGCTCGAGGCCAAAGTCGAGTACGTCTGCCAGAATCCGGTTCGCAGAGGGCTGGTTTCAGACCCGGACCAATATCCGTGGATTTGGCGCGAGTGGATCAATGAGGCCGTAGCCCGGCCGCCCTCGGCCGGGTCTGATGCCGCCCGGCCGTCCTCGGTCGGGGCCCCCGAAACGCAGAATTCCCGGCCGGGGGCGGCCGGGCTACGGGACCGGCCGGGGGCGGCCGGGCTACAGGTCGGTCCCGTCTCCGCCGCTCCCTACGGGAGTCCCAGCATTCTGCCCATCTCCTGGATGTACATCCGCATGATGGGCGGCGAGGGGCTGACGAAGGCGACGCAGGTCGCGATTCTGAACGCCAACTACATGGCGACGCGGCTGGAGAAGCACTACCCGGTGCTCTACGAGGGCAGCCGCGGGCGCGTGGCGCACGAGTTCATCATCGATTGTCGGCAGTTCGAGGAATCCGCCGGCGTCAAGGTCGAAGACATCGCCAAGCGCATGATGGACTACGGCTTCCACGCCCCGACCATGTCCTTCCCCGTGCCCGGCACGCTGATGATCGAGCCGACCGAGAGCGAATCGCGGGCGGAGCTCGATCGGCTGTGCGATACGCTGATCGGAATTCGCGAGGAAATCCGCGAAATCGAGCAGGGCCGGGCCGATCGGACGGACAACGCGCTGAAGCACGCGCCGCATACGGCGATGGCGATCGCGTCGGCCGAATGGTCGCACCCCTACTCGCGCGAGCAGGCGGCCTACCCCGCGGCATGGACGCGGGATTACAAGTACTGGCCGCCGGTCGGGCGCGTCGACAACGTCTGGGGTGATCGGCATCTCTTTTGCACGTGTGTGCCGATCGAATAG
- the hgdC gene encoding Activator of (R)-2-hydroxyglutaryl-CoA dehydratase — protein sequence MRRPITRFLHGGCSSGGCGTKSSATPTDNVSLVKLNISATPKSSSKERPQRTRRPFAATPEHPQGLLIGLDIGSTTVKAVVVDPVTDQILWKDYQRHDTKQPEKTLEFLRRIEAEFGIVPDDGRVGHAHHSPPAAEADQMVGNAHPTPVVGTAHPAKSSLPRSAVRIFLTGSGSSGIAARIGGRFVQEVNAVSLAVEKLYPDVQSVVELGGQDAKIIVFKTEEQSGKKKKIPSMNDKCAGGTGAVIDKINAKLKIPAEKLAECGYYGLKLHPVAGKCGVFAETDINGLQKTGVPSDELMASLFESIIQQNLSVLTRGHTLRPKVLLLGGPNTYIRGMLECWRANIPTIWRERGVQLPEGYYCGHDATPEQMRKAADDLIIVPDNAQYFAALGAVEFGKIEIADDPDTGVYEGPDDLLWYVTHGRIEEKLSRGAKGLSKGADDLAEFKERFRKKPWSPAKYASGTRVRAFLGVDGGSTSTKGVLLDVDKKVIAKSYQLSKGNPIEDTIEIIGKIEKQMAEQGCTLEILGVGTTGYAKDILKDVLGGDTALVETVAHTEACLHFYPQTDVIVDVGGQDIKLIILKHGQVKDFKLNTQCSAGNGYFLQSTAQTFNIPVEQFADRAFEAEAMPEFGYGCAVFMQSDIVDFQRQGWQPHEIMAGLAAVLPKNIWLYVSQIPNIAKLGTNFVLQGGTQHNLAAVKSQVDFIESRFPGTGLTPNVIVHEHCGESGAIGCAIEAHRLWDEQGLKTTFIGLERVSKIQYRTTRDENTRCYFCKNKCLRTFIDVKSESEGASPAAGEGAGRGARGAGVALPVVAAADNGNSQSGIDLVTHTSRVPGEDGRPSRIKRGTAESVKKSKSKVPLLEGEQRLIIATCEKGTVEDVNDMRDIKAGLDAVKKANPNLVEIAAKDVFKPTGAASVADPIPAERPSRLSWLRIPWKGNKETKEQGNNGAADGELAHGASRAQLMRRRATYRVGIPRLLNIYSTAPFFMAWFESLGIKADNLVYSDYTSEEMYKEGAKRGSIDPCFPSKIGIPHVHNLLYHKHTPRKREQGTGNREQACGVGHAQHEPAAPGAQQEVGTAHPTRSVPPLDCIFFPMIDALPSFLEGCQSHRACPTVAITPEAVKAAFTKESDLFAQLGVKYVNPLVDLCKPLLAAREMYNAFKDEIGVSEEESRRAVQAGLAALADYDRRMREKAREVLDAIEREDRLAVVVLARPYHNDPGLNHEICDELQKLGYPILTQDCLPLDADILERLFGDEVRARDFRSPLSIEDAWKNSYSENTSRKVWAAKYAARHPNLVALELSSFKCGHDAPIYTVVEEVIENSGTPYFCFKDIDENKPSGSIKIRIETIGYFLKRYRERLVSRKRRMAEIEQKLSMIEMNLREEVSRERHGQLIEV from the coding sequence ATGCGTCGTCCGATCACGCGCTTTCTTCACGGCGGATGCAGCAGCGGCGGCTGCGGGACTAAGTCTTCCGCCACGCCGACGGACAATGTCTCGCTGGTGAAGCTGAATATCTCCGCCACGCCGAAGAGCAGCTCGAAAGAGCGTCCGCAGCGCACGCGGCGGCCGTTTGCCGCGACGCCGGAGCATCCGCAGGGGCTCTTGATCGGCCTCGACATCGGCTCGACGACGGTGAAAGCGGTCGTGGTTGATCCCGTGACCGACCAAATTCTGTGGAAGGATTATCAGCGGCACGACACCAAGCAGCCGGAGAAGACGCTCGAATTCCTGCGGCGGATCGAGGCCGAATTCGGGATCGTCCCGGACGACGGTAGGGTGGGGCACGCCCACCATTCACCGCCGGCGGCGGAAGCGGACCAAATGGTGGGCAATGCCCACCCTACGCCCGTGGTGGGCACGGCCCACCCTGCGAAATCGTCGCTTCCGCGGAGCGCCGTCCGCATCTTTCTGACCGGCTCGGGCAGCAGCGGCATCGCCGCCCGCATCGGCGGCCGCTTCGTGCAGGAAGTGAACGCGGTCTCGCTGGCGGTTGAGAAGCTCTATCCCGACGTGCAGTCGGTGGTCGAGCTCGGCGGGCAGGACGCCAAGATCATCGTCTTCAAAACCGAAGAGCAGAGCGGCAAGAAGAAAAAAATCCCGTCGATGAACGACAAGTGCGCCGGCGGAACCGGCGCGGTTATCGACAAGATCAACGCCAAGCTCAAAATCCCCGCCGAAAAACTGGCCGAGTGCGGCTACTACGGCCTGAAGCTGCACCCGGTCGCGGGCAAGTGCGGCGTGTTCGCCGAGACGGACATCAATGGGTTGCAGAAGACCGGCGTGCCGTCGGACGAGCTGATGGCGTCGCTGTTCGAGTCGATCATTCAGCAGAACCTGTCGGTGCTGACGCGCGGTCACACACTGCGGCCGAAGGTGCTGCTCCTGGGCGGGCCGAATACGTACATCCGCGGCATGCTCGAATGCTGGCGGGCGAACATTCCGACGATCTGGCGCGAGCGCGGCGTGCAGCTTCCCGAGGGCTATTACTGCGGCCACGACGCCACGCCCGAGCAGATGCGCAAGGCGGCGGATGATCTGATCATCGTGCCGGACAACGCGCAGTATTTCGCGGCCCTGGGCGCGGTCGAGTTCGGCAAGATCGAAATCGCGGACGATCCGGACACGGGCGTGTACGAAGGGCCGGACGATCTCCTTTGGTACGTCACGCATGGCCGGATCGAGGAAAAACTCTCGCGTGGCGCCAAGGGGCTCTCGAAAGGCGCCGACGACCTGGCCGAGTTCAAGGAACGCTTCCGCAAGAAGCCCTGGTCGCCCGCGAAATACGCCTCGGGCACGCGCGTGCGGGCGTTTCTGGGCGTCGACGGCGGCTCGACCAGCACCAAGGGCGTGCTGCTCGACGTCGACAAGAAGGTGATCGCGAAGTCGTACCAGCTCTCAAAGGGCAATCCGATCGAGGACACGATCGAGATCATCGGCAAGATCGAAAAGCAGATGGCCGAACAGGGCTGCACGCTCGAAATCCTCGGCGTCGGCACGACCGGTTATGCGAAGGACATTCTCAAAGACGTGCTGGGCGGCGACACGGCCCTGGTCGAGACCGTCGCCCATACCGAGGCCTGCCTGCACTTCTATCCGCAGACTGACGTGATCGTCGACGTGGGCGGACAGGACATCAAGCTCATCATTCTGAAGCACGGCCAGGTGAAGGACTTCAAGCTGAACACGCAGTGTTCGGCGGGCAACGGCTACTTCCTGCAATCCACCGCGCAGACCTTCAACATTCCGGTCGAGCAATTCGCCGACCGCGCGTTTGAAGCTGAAGCCATGCCGGAGTTCGGCTATGGCTGCGCGGTCTTCATGCAGTCCGACATCGTCGATTTCCAGCGGCAGGGCTGGCAGCCGCACGAAATCATGGCGGGGCTGGCGGCGGTGCTGCCCAAGAACATCTGGCTCTACGTCTCGCAGATTCCGAACATCGCCAAGCTGGGGACGAATTTCGTCCTGCAAGGCGGCACGCAGCACAACCTGGCGGCGGTGAAATCGCAGGTGGATTTCATCGAGTCGCGCTTCCCCGGCACCGGCCTGACGCCGAATGTCATTGTTCACGAGCATTGCGGCGAAAGCGGGGCGATCGGCTGCGCGATCGAAGCGCACCGGTTGTGGGACGAGCAGGGGCTGAAGACGACGTTCATCGGGCTGGAGCGCGTGAGCAAGATTCAGTATCGCACGACGCGCGACGAGAATACGCGCTGCTACTTCTGCAAGAACAAATGCCTGCGCACGTTCATCGATGTGAAATCGGAGAGTGAGGGCGCGTCGCCCGCTGCGGGGGAGGGCGCAGGGCGCGGGGCGCGGGGCGCGGGGGTCGCGCTGCCGGTGGTGGCCGCGGCCGACAATGGCAATTCACAATCGGGCATTGACTTGGTTACGCACACCAGCCGCGTGCCGGGCGAAGACGGCCGGCCGTCGCGCATCAAGCGCGGCACGGCGGAATCCGTGAAGAAGAGCAAGTCGAAGGTGCCGCTGCTCGAAGGGGAGCAGCGTCTCATCATCGCGACCTGCGAGAAGGGCACGGTCGAAGACGTCAACGACATGCGCGACATCAAGGCCGGACTGGACGCGGTCAAAAAAGCCAATCCGAACCTGGTTGAGATTGCCGCGAAGGACGTCTTCAAGCCGACCGGAGCGGCAAGCGTCGCCGATCCGATTCCCGCCGAAAGGCCGTCGCGGCTTTCGTGGCTGAGGATTCCGTGGAAGGGGAACAAGGAAACAAAGGAACAAGGAAACAACGGCGCTGCTGACGGCGAGCTGGCGCATGGGGCGTCACGCGCGCAACTCATGCGGCGGCGGGCGACGTATCGCGTCGGCATTCCGCGGCTGCTGAACATTTACAGCACGGCGCCGTTCTTCATGGCGTGGTTCGAGAGCCTCGGCATCAAGGCCGACAACCTCGTCTATTCGGATTACACGAGCGAGGAGATGTACAAGGAAGGCGCCAAACGCGGCTCGATCGATCCCTGCTTCCCGAGCAAGATCGGGATTCCGCATGTGCACAACCTCCTTTATCACAAGCACACGCCGCGGAAGAGGGAACAGGGAACAGGGAACAGGGAACAGGCCTGTGGGGTGGGCCATGCCCAGCATGAGCCAGCCGCGCCCGGGGCGCAGCAAGAGGTGGGCACGGCCCACCCTACACGCAGCGTGCCGCCGCTGGATTGCATCTTTTTCCCAATGATCGACGCCTTGCCGAGTTTTCTGGAAGGGTGTCAGTCGCACCGCGCCTGTCCGACCGTCGCGATCACACCCGAAGCCGTGAAAGCGGCGTTCACCAAGGAAAGCGACCTCTTCGCCCAGCTTGGCGTGAAGTACGTCAACCCCCTGGTCGATCTGTGCAAGCCGCTACTGGCGGCCCGCGAGATGTACAACGCCTTCAAGGATGAAATCGGCGTCAGCGAGGAGGAGAGCCGCCGCGCCGTGCAGGCCGGCCTGGCCGCTTTGGCCGATTACGACCGTCGCATGCGTGAGAAAGCCCGCGAAGTGCTCGACGCGATTGAGCGCGAGGACCGGCTGGCGGTGGTCGTGCTGGCGCGGCCTTATCACAACGACCCCGGGCTGAATCACGAAATCTGCGACGAGCTTCAGAAGCTCGGCTATCCCATTCTCACGCAGGATTGCCTGCCGCTTGATGCGGACATTCTGGAGCGGCTCTTCGGCGACGAGGTGCGCGCCCGCGATTTCCGCAGCCCGCTCTCGATCGAGGACGCCTGGAAGAACAGCTACAGCGAGAACACCAGCCGCAAGGTCTGGGCGGCCAAGTACGCCGCCCGGCATCCAAACCTGGTGGCGCTGGAGCTGTCGAGCTTCAAGTGCGGCCATGACGCTCCGATCTACACGGTGGTCGAGGAAGTGATCGAAAACAGCGGCACGCCCTATTTCTGTTTCAAGGACATCGACGAGAACAAGCCGTCCGGGTCGATCAAGATTCGCATCGAGACGATCGGCTACTTCCTGAAGCGCTACCGCGAGCGGCTCGTCAGCCGCAAGCGGCGCATGGCCGAGATTGAGCAGAAGCTTTCGATGATCGAAATGAACCTGCGCGAGGAGGTCTCGCGCGAGCGGCACGGGCAGTTGATCGAGGTATGA
- the moaA_2 gene encoding Cyclic pyranopterin monophosphate synthase, producing MPEVKPQRVELEVDAQACAETFDRRFHGEFHQVCHQHVVDDAARTDVNRDLAEPDDSGAAMLPPDGAAAVSFDPKQRSGVLHRPIHEIKRKAATEADAVTEIEKYKVGMRKYAPVQKGVKGLPWKGLFHCTKCDDTVPGQFEYEPAEDRIYLSFNCGNCGEYREAYNDVLFVKNKPGYQDPKQPRKTHKGFIIRPIVKELPKTVETLCPECSCNILGRYYLRGKEVLIDKTCPEHGYFRDKISTDAYLYIKSTRMAFQDEAGVLEPQVEKAYSCPSDCGLCNQHISASCLAQMDLTNRCNLTCPVCFANSNTAGYVSEPTYEMVVEMLQMLRNQHPYPATAIQFTGGEPTIHPEFHKIVRKANEMGFSHVQIATNGITHANPDFAERSAEAGLHTLYLQFDGLDDRIYKKVRAEPLLEKKLECIENCRKFGLKICFVPTIIKNFNDDQVATIFKFAVQNVDVVSAISYQPVVFTGRINRRELERKRYTLGDLAHDLAKCSEADPHRDFTPLSFLTPLSRILQTLDGKPKIRPSCHSDCAFGTYFFVTPEREAIPIPKLFDVAKLFGGMNELHAKIAKTRPHGRATTMDKLALVWNFLKSYRWREMDTRITPFTFMHALKGLTDKHVGRGDSGKKTFRTLMTAGMHFMDRYNYDIERVRRCIIQYATPDGVYPFCTINSGPTYRPFIEKMYSQANPDWQRENPNIALRPSSHPNAVMPWANRNGFQDDEGEEWVGSTQGDRNDRARRALKVVSGAAAMPGVRILGGSGGCCGSGGGANKHGHYSEGNGNGHGGCGCG from the coding sequence ATGCCCGAGGTCAAGCCGCAGCGAGTGGAACTGGAAGTCGACGCCCAGGCCTGTGCCGAGACGTTCGACCGGCGTTTTCACGGCGAATTCCACCAGGTCTGCCACCAGCACGTGGTCGACGACGCCGCACGCACCGACGTGAACCGCGACCTGGCCGAGCCGGATGACAGCGGGGCCGCGATGCTCCCGCCCGACGGCGCGGCGGCGGTCAGCTTCGACCCCAAGCAGCGCAGCGGCGTCTTGCACCGGCCCATTCACGAGATCAAGCGGAAAGCCGCGACGGAAGCCGACGCCGTCACCGAAATCGAGAAATACAAGGTGGGGATGCGCAAATACGCGCCGGTTCAGAAGGGCGTCAAGGGCCTGCCGTGGAAGGGCCTGTTCCACTGCACCAAGTGCGACGACACCGTCCCCGGCCAGTTCGAGTACGAGCCGGCCGAGGATCGTATCTACCTGAGCTTCAATTGCGGCAACTGCGGCGAATACCGCGAGGCCTACAACGACGTGCTGTTCGTCAAGAACAAGCCCGGCTACCAGGATCCTAAGCAGCCGCGCAAGACGCACAAGGGCTTCATCATCCGCCCGATCGTCAAGGAGCTGCCCAAGACCGTCGAGACGCTCTGCCCCGAGTGCAGTTGCAACATCCTCGGCCGCTACTACCTGCGCGGCAAGGAAGTCCTGATCGACAAGACCTGCCCCGAGCACGGCTACTTTCGCGACAAGATCAGCACCGACGCCTACCTCTACATCAAGAGCACGCGCATGGCCTTTCAGGACGAGGCCGGCGTGCTCGAGCCCCAGGTGGAGAAGGCCTATAGCTGCCCCTCCGACTGCGGCCTGTGCAACCAGCACATCTCGGCGTCGTGCCTGGCGCAGATGGACCTGACCAACCGCTGCAACCTGACCTGCCCGGTCTGCTTCGCCAACAGCAATACCGCCGGCTACGTCAGCGAGCCGACCTACGAGATGGTCGTCGAAATGCTCCAGATGCTGCGAAACCAGCATCCGTACCCGGCGACGGCGATTCAGTTCACCGGCGGTGAGCCGACGATTCACCCCGAGTTCCACAAGATCGTCCGCAAGGCCAACGAAATGGGCTTCTCGCACGTGCAGATCGCCACCAACGGCATCACGCACGCAAATCCGGACTTCGCCGAGCGCTCCGCCGAAGCCGGCCTGCACACGCTCTATCTCCAGTTCGACGGGCTGGACGATCGCATCTACAAGAAGGTGCGGGCTGAGCCGCTGCTCGAGAAAAAGCTGGAGTGCATCGAGAACTGCCGAAAGTTCGGGCTGAAAATCTGCTTCGTCCCGACCATCATCAAGAACTTCAACGACGACCAGGTCGCGACGATCTTCAAGTTCGCCGTGCAAAACGTCGACGTGGTGAGCGCCATCAGCTACCAGCCGGTCGTCTTCACCGGCCGAATCAACCGCCGCGAGCTGGAGCGCAAACGCTACACGCTGGGCGACCTGGCGCACGACCTGGCCAAGTGTTCAGAGGCCGATCCGCATCGCGATTTCACGCCGCTCTCGTTTCTGACGCCGCTGTCGCGCATTCTCCAAACGCTGGACGGCAAGCCCAAAATCCGCCCAAGCTGCCATAGCGACTGCGCCTTCGGCACCTATTTCTTCGTGACGCCGGAGCGCGAGGCGATTCCGATTCCGAAGCTCTTCGACGTGGCCAAGCTGTTTGGCGGCATGAACGAGCTGCACGCGAAGATCGCCAAGACCCGTCCGCACGGCCGGGCGACGACGATGGACAAGCTCGCGTTGGTCTGGAACTTCCTGAAGAGCTATCGCTGGCGCGAGATGGACACGCGCATCACGCCGTTCACGTTCATGCACGCGCTCAAAGGCCTGACCGACAAGCACGTCGGCCGCGGCGACTCCGGCAAGAAGACCTTCCGCACGCTGATGACCGCCGGCATGCACTTCATGGACCGCTACAACTACGACATCGAGCGCGTCCGCCGCTGCATCATCCAGTACGCCACGCCCGACGGCGTCTATCCGTTCTGCACGATCAACAGCGGGCCGACGTATCGTCCGTTCATCGAAAAGATGTACAGCCAGGCCAATCCCGACTGGCAGCGCGAGAATCCGAACATCGCGCTACGCCCCAGCAGCCATCCGAACGCGGTGATGCCCTGGGCCAACCGCAACGGCTTCCAGGATGACGAAGGCGAAGAGTGGGTCGGCTCGACGCAGGGCGACCGCAACGACCGCGCCCGCCGGGCGCTGAAGGTCGTGAGCGGCGCCGCGGCCATGCCCGGCGTGCGGATTCTCGGCGGCAGCGGCGGATGCTGCGGCTCAGGCGGCGGTGCGAACAAGCACGGGCATTATTCCGAAGGCAACGGCAACGGGCATGGGGGGTGCGGGTGCGGATGA